The Sporomusaceae bacterium genomic sequence GCTTGCGGTTCTTCAAATGATCGGCCACGTACTGGGCATCGTCGAAAACGAACGGTTCCACCACCATAACCTTCATCTGCTTGGGTTGGGCTGTCGGCAAATTCACGATATTCCCACCCTTCTTACCCTTGCTCTCCGGCTCCTCCTGGCGGGGGCGCTGCTGCTCCTCCTCCACCGTCTCCACCGGCTCGAAAAGACCCAGGCTGCCCCAAACCTTCTCCATAAATTTCACGACGCTTCCCCCTTTTAGTAATGGCGCGGTCCGAAGATGGCCGTGCCCACGCGCACCAGGTTGGCCCCCTCTTCCACCGCCACACCGTAATCGTTAGTCATCCCCATCGACAGCCACTCAATCGCCGTATTCGGCAGAGCGGCCGCCTTCAGGGCGGCAAATATCCCGTAAAGCTCCCGGAACACCGGGCGGGCCTGCTCGGCGTCCTCGTAAAAAGGCGCCATCGTCATCAGACCGCACAGCCTCACATGCGCAAGACCGCTCGCCAGTCTGGCCAGCTCCATCACGCCGCCAGGCGCCACGCCCGACTTCGTATCCTCACCGGCCACATTCACCTGGATAAGCACATCCTGGTGCTTGTCCATCCTGGCCGCCACCCGCTCCACCTCCAGCGCCAGCTTCTCGCTGTCCAGCGAATGGATCAGCGTGAAAAGCGGCACCGCCTGGCGGACCTTATTCGTCTGCAGATGGCCGATCAGATGCCACTCGGCCGGCGGCAGCAGCGCGGCCTTCGCCGTCGCCTCCTGCACCCGGTTCTCGCCCAGCGCCTCGGCCCCGGCCGTCAGCGCCTCGCGTACCTCGGCCGCCTCGTGGTTCTTCGTCACCGCCACCACCTTCACCCGCGGCCCCGTCACCGGCACATCGCGCCGGCGGGCCACGGCAAGGTCGACGTTATGCCTGACGAGAGCCAGGTTATCGGCGATAGACATGGACAAACCCCCTAATATTCCTTTCTATTCGCCCATAAACATAATTTTCCTCTTAGTATCTGCCATTAACATAAAAAATATCATGCCAAAAGCTGCGATAAGCCCCCATCTGCGACGCTCTGCCCGGATGTCGCGCTCGGCGTACGCAACCAAGTACACCTGCGCGCGCATCCTCCGGTGCGCCTTGCATCTGAGGCCTTCTGACAGCCTTTGGTCTTATACATTTTTAATTAGTTATGTTGTGTTGGTTTTTGTCTCATTCCTTGGTGCGGCGTCGCTGCGACCGGCTTCGCCTACGGCGCGTACCGCCCTCCGCAATGTCGCCTTCCGTTTGCTCGCCCACGCAGTGCCAAAACATTGATTCACCCCAAAAACTCTTTAAAACCCTTAAAGCTAAAAACCAATCCCATGAAAATTAGGCTCAAGAATAAGCGAATTAACTAGCGCACTTTCTATACCAGGCTTTAATTCCTTTTGTACAACAAACTCCTTTAGGTCTTTATTAAGGCTTTTCTTACGTCAGCGAACACAGCAAGAAAATACAATAATATCCCATCCCCGCCTGCGAAAATTGAACCAAACACTCACGAGAGGAGTAACCAAAATGAAAGAACTCGAACAAATCCTCGCCACCCGCAAAGCCAACCGCGACCGCCTCGAATCGGAAGCCCCCGACCTTTACAACGGCTTCAACGAACTCATGAAATACTACTACAAACCCGGCGCCCTCACCCGCCGCGACAAAGAACTCATGGCCGTCACCGCCTCCGTCGCCACCCGCTGCATCCCTTGCCTCGGCAACCACCTCAACAACGCCATCGCCGCCGGCGCCACCCGCGAACAGGCCCTCGAAGCCGCCTCCATCGGCATCGAATTCGGCGGCGGTCCCTCCTTCGTCGTCGTCCGCGACCACCTGCTCGGCATGCTCGACGAAATCTACGCCAACCGCCCCTGAGCCCTCGCTCCCGCCAGCCCCCGCGCCGACAGGCGTGGGGGTTTTCCGTCCGCCCCTGCGCGCGCGGATTATAATCGCCGGCCGCGGGGAAACTAGCCGCGGAGGTGAAAACCATGACATATAAGCGCAAATCCCCCTGGTCGGCCATCGACAAAGACCAGCTCGGCTACGAATCCAGCTTCAACCCCAGCGGCCAATTCCACGACGGCCCCCGCACCGCCGACAACGACAAAACCCTCGCCACCGACACCACAGCCGGCGACGACACCGACCGGCTCTCCTGACATTCCGCTCCAGCCGCAATATTCCCCGTCCTTCCGGCCATACTAAACAGGAAACGGCGGACAGGAAGGGGCTATGCCCATGGCAGTCACCGAACAGATCATCGTAATATCGTCGGCGGCGATCACCCTGCTGCTGCTCATCTTCGCCGTCGACTGGCGCTACTTCCGCGACTGGGTCGTCGTCTTCCTCTTCAAATGCACCCTCGACTTCATCTGGGGCAGTCCGGTAGTATCCCTGAAAATGATCGAATACCCCGAACGCCTTTTCCCCCGCTATTACGAGACCAGCGTCCTCTTCGAGCTATGGGTCTTCCCCGTCCTCTGCGTCCTCTACAATCAAATCACCCGCACGCGCGGCCTCACGGCGATCGTCGGCTACGCCCTCCTCTTCAGCGCCGGCATCGTCGCCGTCGAATACCCCCTAGAGCGCCACACCAACCTCATCAGATACCGCGACTGGACCTGGTTCACCAGCTTCTACACCCTCGCCATCACCTTCCTCATGTCCCGCGCCTTCATCGCCTTCTTCCGCCGGGGCTGCGACCGCTTCGGCGCCGGGCGCTACGGCCGCTGACGCCTCGCGTCCGCCTGTCTTACCCTTCGCGCTGCCTTTTCCCGTCCCGGCGGATAAGCAGGATTTTTCCGTCGGACGGGGAATATTTTTATCACGCAATTCTGTCTTTTTACTATAAACGCCTCTGAACAGCTACCCGCTACTCACCGCTTACTAGAGGAGAGTGATAACATGCCGCGTTCACTCCGCACCAGCCTCTTCTGCCTTGTTTTGGCGGTATCCCTGGTTGTCCTCCTGCCGGCCGCGGCATCCGCCGAAGGCGTCTGGGTCACGACGGAAAAAGGCTACAAAGTCTGGGACGAATTAGCGTTTTCCGACCACATCGTCACCTGGTCCGGCGAAGCGGACCCCGAAGGCTACGTCACCGGGAAAGGCGTTCTCCAGTGGTTCACCCTCAGCAAAAACCCGCTCTACAAATATGACGGCGAAATGCGCAAAGGCAAGCGGGACGGCGTCGGCGCCATGACCTTCGAAGCAAGCAGCGTCAGCTTCTCCGGCCTCTGGCGCAACGACAAAATGAACGGCCACGGCGTATGGATCACCGAGACCGGCGACCGCTACGAAGGCAACTGGGTGGACGGCTTCCAGCACGGCAAAGGAACGATTGCCTGGGCCGGCGGCGACCGTTACGACGGCGACTGGGTTAAAGGCGAACGCACCGGCAAAGGCGTTTCCACCTGGGCCAACGGCGACCGCTACGAAGGCGAACTGGCAAGCGGCGTCCGCACCGGCAAAGGCGCCTATACCTGGGCCAACGGCGACCGCTACGAAGGCGAATTCAAAAACAACGAACTCAGCGGCAAGGGTATTTACACCTGGTCGAGCGGCGCCCGCTACGAAGGCGACTTCGTCAGCGACAAACGCCACGGCAAAGGGATCCTCAAATGGCCCACCGGCGAACGCTACGAAGGCGAATGGGCCAACGGCGCCATGCATGGCTACGGCATCCTCCGCTACCCCAACGGCGCCGTCCAAAAAGGCCAGTGGGCCAACGGCAAATATCTCGGCGAAAAAACAAAATGACGCGAAAGAACCCTGCGCGCTATCGCGCAGGGTTTGCTATACCCCCTGACTTCAGAAGCCGAACTGGCGGCTGATGCCGGCGGCAAATTCGTCAGCCATCAGCAGCGCCTGTTTCTCGATCCGGTCAAAAATCTCGATATCCCTGGCGTATTCGCCTCCGAGGCGGGCCACCGCCTCCGCCTTGGTCAGCGCCAGATGCTCGAACCACATCTTCCGCATCGCCGCCATTCGCCAGCACGGATTAACATGACTCAAAAAACGTACGATATCCTCGCCGTTAGCGTACCAGCGCCGTTCCGCCGTCGCCGCGGCCGCGTTGTCGCCGGCCTTCGCCGCGGTCACCAGCTCGGCGGCGATCGTCAGGTGGTCGCGGATAAGCCGCGCGAACTCCGCCGCCGCATCCCGGCCGTAAAACCGCCCGAACGGCCTTGCCATATCGGTTGCGTTGCGCAGCAGCCGCGCAGTCGTCGCCTCAAGGTCGGGCGACCCGGCCGCGATACTGATAATGACCATCCTCGTCCAATACACGTGCTGCTCCCACAACAGGCGAAAATGCTCCCGCAGCCTTACCGCCGCGCCGCTAAAGCACGCTTCACCCTCGAAGCATCCGGGAACGTCAGGCCTCGCCCCGTTCATAAACATCCCTCCCTAGCTGCCATCTGCTACATAATATGCCGACACCGGCAAATCCGCAACACAGGCAGTCATGCCCGTCCTGACTATTGACTAATCCTCTGTAACAGCGTTATACTTACAGCATAATATAACAACGTTACAGGGCCACCTCTGCGGCCCGTAGGAGGCAAGCGAAATGGAAATCCTCGTCCTGAACGGCAGCCCCAAAGGCGACCTTAGCATCACAATGCAGTACGTCGCCTTCCTCGCCAAAAAGCAGCCCGGCCACACCTTCACAATCGTCAACATCGCCCAGCGCTGCCGGCAGCTCGAAAACGACCCGGCAGCCTTCGAGGCCCTCCTCGCCCAGGTCCGCGCAGCCGACGCCGTCCTGTGGGCCTTCCCCGTATACTACCTCCTCGTCCACGGCAATTATAAACGCTTCATCGAGCTGGTCGGCGAACGCGGCGCAGCCGAAGCCTTCCGCGGCAAATACGCCGCCTCCCTCTCCACCTCCATCCGCTTCTTCGACCACACCGCCCACAACTACATCAACGCAATCGCCGACGACTGGGGCATGCGCTACTTCGGCCGCTACTCCGCCAAAATGAACGACCTCTTCATCCCTGCCGAGCAGGGCCGCCTCCTCGCCTACATGGAAAACTTCCTCGCCGCCGTTGCCCGCGGCCTGCCCACCGCCCGCGCCCACCAGCCCGTCGTCCCCGCGGACCGCCGCTACACTCCCGGCCCTGCCGCCGCCCCCGTAGACACCGGCGACCGCAAAGTGCTCATCGTCACCGACGAAGCGCCCGGCGACGCCAACCTCGCCGCCATGACCGCCAGACTCGCCGCCGCCTTCCACGGCCCGGTCGAAACCGTCAACCTCCGCGACCTCGACATCAAAGGCGGCTGCCTCGGCTGCTGCCGCTGCTCCTACGACAACACCTGCGTCTACGAAGGTAAAGACGGTTTCACCGCCTTCTACCGGGAAAAAGTCATAGCCGCCGACATCGTCGTCTACGCCGGCGCCATCCGCGACCGCTACCTCTCCGCCCGCTGGAAAACCTACTTCGACCGCACCTTCTTCAACAATCACGTCCCCACCCTCGGCGGCAAACAGTTCGCCTTCCTCGTCAGCGGCCCCCTCGCCCAGCTCGCCAACCTCCGCCAGATCCTCGAAGCCTACGGCGAATTCCAGCACAGCGCCTTCCTCGGCATCGTCACCGCCGAAGGCGAATCAGCCGAAACCGACGCCCTCCTGGACAACCTGGCGGCCGCCGCCGTCCTGCAGGCCGAACGCGGCTACCTCCCGCCTCCCTCCTTCCTCGGCATCGCCGGCGCCAAACTCTTCCGCGACGAAATCTGGGCCAGGATGCGCTTCCCCTTCGTCGCCGACCACCGCTACTTCCAGACCCACGGCCTCTACGATTTCCCCCAGCGCGATTGGGCCGCCCGCCTCAGAAGCACCCTCATGTACTGGCTGGTCCACATCCCCGCCGTCCGCAAACAAATCTACGGCCCGCAATTTACCACCCACATGCTCGCCCCCCTGAAAAAGCTGGTGGGCAGCCTATGACCACCGCCAGCCCCGACACCACCCGCGACGCCATCCTCACCGCCGCCCGCGCCCTCTTCCTCACCCGCGGCTACCATAAAACCGCCATGCGTACCATCGCCCAGGAGGCCGGCATATCCACCGGCCCCCTCTACTTCCACTTCACCAGCAAAGCGGAAATCTTCTTCCACATCTGCCGCCAGGGCTACGACCGGCTCCTGGCCGCTTTCGCCCGCGCGGCCGGCAGCGGCGACGCGGCCGGTCTCAGGCTGCGGGCCATGTTCCTTGCCTACTGGGAATTTTTCCACACCGAACCCGAACTGTTCGCCATCCTCCACCTCGCCGAAAACCCCATGGCCGGCATCGACCTGCCCGCCGAACCGCGGGAAAAACTCGACAGCCTCCACCGTCAGGTCAATGCCCTCATGGAAGACGTAATCCGCGAAGGCATCGCCGCCGGACAGCTCCGGGCCTTCGATCCTCCCTCCCTCGCCCTCTTCCTGCACTCAGTCGCCGAAGGCGTCTTCCGCGCCCACAAAAGCGGCGCCCTAAAGGACGCAGGCACCACCCTCGACGCCATGATCGCCACCGCCGTCGGCGTCATCGGTCACGGCATGGTCCTCATCCCCGCCGCGCCGGCCTACCCCTGCCGGGAGAGTGACAGCTTATGAAACAGCCCCCCATCTGGGGCGTCGGCCCCAAACTCATCGCCGCCCTCCTCCCCAAACTCCGCTGAAGCAAAGCCCGCCATGACAATGGCGGGCTTTCCCGTCCACAGTGCTTGCCGTCGCCGGCCGCCAAGGTGTATACTATAATAACTATGATAAAAACCCACTCAATCGCCGACGTCACCGCCGGACGGGGCGGCAAAGCCTTCCTGCTCACCGGCCGCGACAAAACAGCCCTCATCGACACCGGCATGGCCTACTGCGCCCCCGCCCTCATCGCCAACATCAGCCGGCAGCTGGCAGACCGGCCGCTCGACTACATCCTCATCAGCCACTCCCACTACGACCACATCGGCGCCATCCCCCACCTCCGCGGCGCATGGCCCGCCGTCAAAGTGCTCGGCGCCGAGCACGCCGCTTACGTATTCACCCGCAGCCGCGCCCTCCAGACAATCCGCGCCCTCGGTTCCCAGGCCGCGGCCATCTTCCGCGCCGGCGAGCTTCCCCCCTATGACGACGCCCTGCTCAAAATCGACGCCGTCGTCGGCGACGGCGACAAACTCGACCTCGGCGGCCTCGGCGTGACCATCCACGCCACCCCCGGCCACACCCGCTGCTCGCTCTCCTTCCTGGCAGGCGGCGGCACCCTCTTCGCCAGCGAATCCACCGGCTACATGAGCGGCGGCAAAGTCTACCCCTCCTTCATCACCAGCAGCGCCGCCGCCCTCGCCTCTGTCGAAAAGTGCCGTAAACTCGATCCCGCCGTCATCGTCCCGCCCCATCACGGCCCCCTCTGCGGCCGGGAGCGCATCGCCTTCTGGGACGACTGCGAAGCCGCCATCCGCGCCGCCGTCGCTTTCATCCTCGCCCACGCGCGCCAGGGCCGCAGCGCAGAAGAAATCCTCGTCGCCTACGAGCGGGACATGCGGGACGAAGGCAGCCGGCGCGAACAGCCCCTCGCCGCCTTCCGTCTCAACACCGAAAACATGATCAAAACCGTCCTGCGGGAAAACGGACTGTCCTGCCCCAATGCCCAATAAGCCAAAACCGCCGTCAAACGGCGGTTTTTTTTGCGAAAAATCTGTTACGGCTCTTGACCCGACTACAGCTTCACAGTTTAGACTTGCAGCAGTGATTAAAACACCAGGAGGAAGGATAATGACAGCCTTTCGCGGAAAAAGGATAACACTGCGCCACACCATGCACATCGCCGCCGCTCCCGCCGCCGTATTCCCGCTGCTCTGCCCCGAGCGGGAGAAAGACTGGATCGACGACTGGTCCTACGAAATGATCTATTCGCAGTCCGGCCTGGCCGAACTCGACTGCACCTTCAAAACCGCCTTCCCGGACGAAGGCGAAGCCTACTGGGTCATGATCAGACATAACCCCCCCGCCGAAGGCGACTACATAAGATTCGTGCCCGGCCTCATGATCGTGAAACTAGCCTTCGTTCTGCGCCCCGAAGGCGACAGCGGCTGCGTCATAGAAGTCGCGCACACCTTCACCGGCCTCAGCGACCGGGGCAACGCAGCAATTACCGAAAGAATCCCGGCCGAACACGCCCAGGACATAGCGCGTCTCGAACAACTCCTCGACCACTATGCCCGCACCGGACGCATGCTAAAAACCCGCCAAAGTTAGGAGGAAGCGGCTTGTACTCCATCGGGCAGCTGGCGAAAAAATACAAACTGGCGCGCAGCACGCTGCTTTACTACGGCTCCATCGGCCTGCTGCCCGGCTCCGGCCGCACCGCTGCCAACTACCGCACCTACACGGAAGCCGACTGCCAAAAACTCGGCCAGATCTGCACCTACCGCGCCGCCGGGCTCACCCTCGCCCAGATCAAAGCCCTCCTCGACGGCCCCCAGTCAGGCGCCGCCGCGCTCCTGCAAAGCCAGGTGCACACCCTCAACCGGGAAATCGAACTCCTGCGCGCCCGGCAGAAACTCATCGTGCGGCTGCTGCTCGACTTCCAGGCGCGGGAAAGCCGCGGGCCGGTCGACAAAGCCGCCTGGCAGGAACTCTTCAAAGCGGCCGGCTTCAGCGACATCGACCAGTGGCAATGGCACCGCGACTTCGAACTCGCCAGCCCCGGCAAGCATGAAGCCTTCCTGGCCTCCGTCGGCTACCCCGCCGCCGAAATCGCCGCAATCCGCGCCTGGGCCCGCGCCGACTATCAGGAGTAGCGGCTCTCACCCCAGATACTTGCTCCCCTCGCGCACGCTCAACGGATGCAGCCTGTGGCCGGCGATGAACGCCCGCACCCACTCCCTGTCCGTCTTCGAATACTCCCTGAGCGCCCAGCCGATCGCCTTGTTGAGAAAAAACTCCTTCGTCCCGCACGTATTGCGGATCACCAGACCGAGCACCTCCGTGTCGGTCTTTTCCTTATATTTAAGCTGAAACAGAATCGCTGTCCGCGCCAGCCAGATGTTCTCCCCCGCCGACCATTCCACCATATGGCTGCCGGCCAGCTCCGGGTGCCGAGCGCACAAATGCCCAATAACAACCGCCGCCAGGGCGTCTACCGTATCCCACCACGCTTTGGCCGTTATCAGCCCCGCCAGTCTGTCGATATCTCCCGCCGCCAGTTTGTCCTTCACCGCTGACAGATAATCGACCGCCAAATACTGAAACTCCCTCTCCGGCAGCGCCCACAGACGGTCGACCAGCCCCCGGTCCACCGCCACCGCCTTCCTCGCCCCGCGCAAAAAACCGCGCGCCAGCGCCGTCCGCTCCGGCTTGGCAATCCCCAGGAAAGGGAACTTATCCTTCATATACGCCGCCATAAACCCGGCCTTCGCCTCATTCCGGTGCGCGTAAAACGCCGCGATCAACTCCTCGTCCACAAAACCACCGCCTAAAAATATATTATTCCCCGCTTTCGCCGGCGGCGCGGCAAATCCTGCCGCTCTCGCTTGGCGCCTCTCGCCGCATCCGCAGAGCAGACAGTTGCACCGCCCCCAAAAAAGGAACTGCGCTATATCTTGCCAAATACTAACAACGCAACAAGCAAAGTCCCTACAAAGGAGCGACTCAACATGACTGGGAAAAAATCGATAATCGCTTGCTTCCTGATAACGGCTTTAGCGCTGGCCGCTTTCGCCGGCTGGTCGCCGCGACAAGCGTCCGGCGAGCCCGCGTCCGACGACAAGGCTGCGCAAATAAAGCTCTTCGAACAACGCATCCGCACCATCCGGGCCGGCCAGATCCCCATCATCGACGTCGAGCAGCATTGGGGCGGCAAACTCGGCCTCAAAGAGTTGACAGACAAAATGGACCGGAACGGCGTCGCCCTGACCTGGCTTGGTCCGAACGAAAAGCTGGGCAACGAGTATTCGCTCCGGGCCAGCCGGTCGCATCCCGGCTACTTCGTCCCCACGACCATCCACGGCGACGGTCCGCTGTGGCACGGCAAACACAAAGACCTGCTGGACAGCATCGCCGCCGCCGCCCGCTCCGGCCAGTACTTCGCGATGGGCGAATTCGAGGCCCGTCATTACCCGTCCAGCACCAACAACCGCGACATCCACCTGCCGCTTACCAGCGAATCGTTCCGGGCGATATTCGCGCTGTCGCAGGAAACCGGCATCCCCTTCCTGATTCATCATGAAGCCGAAGACGCCCTCCTCCCGGAAATGGAGGCCATGCTCGCCGAATTTCCCGGCGCCAAAGTCGTCTGGTGCCATGTCGGCCGCAACCGCAACCCGGCCACCTGGCGGAAATTCCAGACCCCGAGCGCTGTTCGCCACCTACTGGAAAAATACCCCAACCTTTATTTTGACCTTGTCCAGTCCCCGCCGGGCGCAAAATACCGCCTCACCGGCTATGTCGAAGGCATCATGTACGACCTCGGCGGCGACACCCCCTGCCTGGAACGCGGCTGGCGGCAGCTGCTCATCGACCATGCCGACCGCTTCGTCCTCGGCAGCGACGTCAACACCGGCCGCTGGGACGGTTACGATTCCGTATTCCAGACTTTCCGCAGCGTCGTCCTCAGCGACCTGCCGCGGGACGCCGCCGAAAAGATCGCCTTCAAAAACGCCTGGCGGCTGATGACCGGCCAAGTCTGGGCTGATTAACAGTCTTACATACATGCCCCGCCCCGTTTGACTCCCGGCTATTCCAGAATTATACTGTTGATATGACGGCCCAAACGCCGTCCAAAGGGGGACTGACAATGCCAGACAACATCTCCGGCCGCTTCCGGCGGCACGCCGAAGACTGGGCCCTGTACGAACAGGCCAAAGAATACGCCCTCGACTACATGCGCACCGTCGCCGACCGGCCCGTCTTCCCCGGCACCGAAGCCATCGCCGGCCTCGACGCCTTCCGCGAGCCGCTGCCTGACGCCCCCGCCGACCCGCGCGACATCCTCGCCCGGCTTCACCGCTGCGGCTCCCCGGCCACCGTCGCCCAGACCGGCGGCCGCTACTTCGGCTTCGTCAACGGCGGCATCATCCCCGCCGCCCTCGCCGCCCGATGGCTGGGCGACACCTGGGACCAGAACGCCGCCCTCTACGTAATATCGCCCGTCACCGCCGTCCTCGAAGAAGTCTGCGAGCACTGGCTCGTCGACCTGCTCGGCCTGCCTGCCGGCACCGCCGCCGGCTTCGTCAGCGGCACCTCCACCGCCAGCCTCTGCGGCCTCGCCGCCGGACGCGACTTCCTCCTCCGCCGCAAAGGCTGGGACGCGGGCGCCAACGGCCTGTTCGGCGCCCCCGAAATCCGCGTCGTCCTCGGCGCCGGCGCCCATTCCACCGTCTACAAGGCCCTCTCCATCCTCGGCCTCGGCAAAGACCGCCTCATCAAAGTGCCGGTCGACGACCAGGGCCGGATGCTCGCCGATAAACTCCCGCCCCTCGACGACAGCACCCTCCTCATCCTCCAGGCCGGCAACGTCAGCACCGGCGCCTTCGACCCCTTCGCCGCCATCTGCCCCCGCGCCCGCGAAGCCGGCGCCTGGGTCCATGTCGACGGCGCCTTCGGCCTGTGGGCCGCCGCCTCCCCCAGCCTCCGCTCCCTCACCGCCGGCGTCGACCTCGCCGACTCCTGGTCGGCCGACGCCCACAAAACCCTCAACGCCCCCTACGACAGCGGCGTCGTCCTCTGTCGCCACCGCGACGCCCTCGCCCAGGCGATGAGCATGACCGGCTCCTACATCGTCTACAGCGAGCAGCGCGACGGCATGATCTACACCGCCGACATGTCGCGGCGGGCGCGGGCCGTCGAGCTGTGGGCCTCGCTCAAGGCCCTCGGCCGCACCGGCGCCGGCCAGCTCGTCGACGACCTCTGCCGCAAAGCCCGGCGCTTCGCCGCCGCTCTTGAGAAAAACGGCTTCCGTATCCTCAACGACGTCTGCTTCAACCAAATCCTCGTCGCCTGCGGCGACGAAGCCCTGACGAAAAAGACCCTCGAGGCAATCCAGCGCTCCGGCGAATGCTGGTGCGGCCCCGCCCAGTGGCAGGGCGAAACCGTCATCCGCATCAGCGTCTGCTCCTACCGCACCACCGACGAAGACATCGACCGCTCCGCCCGCGCCTTCATCACGGCAAGGTGCGAAAACGCATGATAAAGCAAGCCGCAAAGCTCCCGGACAACGTTCACCTGGCCGTACGCGTCGCGCTCGCCTACGCCGTATGGCTCCTGGCATACCTCCTCTTTCAACCCGCAGAAATCGGCATGAAACTGTTTTACTTCGGCCTCACGGCGGGAATCGGCATGCCTGCCGTCCTCGCGGCCGACGATGCCGTCCGGCGCTTCACCCCGCACGCCATCGTCATCAGGAGCTTGGTCTCGCTGGCAGCCTCAATCGCCTTCACCATCATCTTGGTCGATTTGCGGGACTTCATACCCTGGAGCGTAATCTACCTTGCGCCGTTCGTCTCGGCGGCGATCAGCGACCGAGTCAGGCGCGACCTGCGAAAAAAAGACACCTGATAATTCTCGGGCGGTCCGTTTTGAATCGGCATTTTAAAAATCGGCCTTAAATGTCAAGCAAACTGGCACTAGTTTTAGTGTCAGTTTGTCTTTGTATTGTTTAAGTTTATTAAAAAGTGTCAATACTTTTGGAGGAGTGTTTTTTTTAATAGATGAAAATAATAAATTCATTATTCGGCAGTGAGGCGCTTTGCATGAATGTTAAACATGGTTCAACCACGTTCTTAAAGGTAATAAATTTTCTGATTGGAATTGCCGTGCTTGCCGTGTGTATATTTTTGTTGCCTGAAGCAGCCAAAAGAGACGCGATAGAGCGTCCGGGTGATTATTCGCTATATCCGCTTTTGGTATGTGCATATGGAATATTTATTACGTTTTCTGTAGCTTTGTATCAATTATATAAACTGTTAACCTATATCGAAAAGAACAATGCTTTCTCTGAATTATCCCTCGAATCTTTGAATATCATAAAGAAATGCGCTTTTACTGTCATTTTCTTCATTTTGTTGGCAATAGTTTATTTAAGGGTGCGTGCTCAATTCACAGGTGATGATGCAGCAGGTCCAGTATCTCTAGGTCTAATGGGGGTTTTAGCAGCAAGTATCATCGCAGCCATTGTGGACGTACTTCAAAAGCCATTAAAAAATATCCTAGAATTAAAACCAAAAAATGATTAACAATGACAAAGTAGGTGCCAAAAGGCACCTACTTTTTGTTTTTCCCATCCGGAACGGAACACCCTATGATAATTCAGGTGTCTTTCTTAATTCTTAGCATAAATAAGCGCCTACGGCGGCTTCCCTATTCCTTGCTCCCTTCCTCCAGCGCCGCCTTTATCCGCGCCAGCTCCGCCACCCGGCCTTCGAGCGCCGTCAGCGACGCCCCCACGGCCGCCAGCAGCGCAGCCCGCTCCGCGTCCGCCAGCGTCGCCAACGCGGCCAGCGCCTCCG encodes the following:
- a CDS encoding CBO0543 family protein yields the protein MAVTEQIIVISSAAITLLLLIFAVDWRYFRDWVVVFLFKCTLDFIWGSPVVSLKMIEYPERLFPRYYETSVLFELWVFPVLCVLYNQITRTRGLTAIVGYALLFSAGIVAVEYPLERHTNLIRYRDWTWFTSFYTLAITFLMSRAFIAFFRRGCDRFGAGRYGR
- a CDS encoding MerR family transcriptional regulator, coding for MYSIGQLAKKYKLARSTLLYYGSIGLLPGSGRTAANYRTYTEADCQKLGQICTYRAAGLTLAQIKALLDGPQSGAAALLQSQVHTLNREIELLRARQKLIVRLLLDFQARESRGPVDKAAWQELFKAAGFSDIDQWQWHRDFELASPGKHEAFLASVGYPAAEIAAIRAWARADYQE
- a CDS encoding SRPBCC family protein is translated as MTAFRGKRITLRHTMHIAAAPAAVFPLLCPEREKDWIDDWSYEMIYSQSGLAELDCTFKTAFPDEGEAYWVMIRHNPPAEGDYIRFVPGLMIVKLAFVLRPEGDSGCVIEVAHTFTGLSDRGNAAITERIPAEHAQDIARLEQLLDHYARTGRMLKTRQS
- a CDS encoding YggS family pyridoxal phosphate-dependent enzyme — protein: MSIADNLALVRHNVDLAVARRRDVPVTGPRVKVVAVTKNHEAAEVREALTAGAEALGENRVQEATAKAALLPPAEWHLIGHLQTNKVRQAVPLFTLIHSLDSEKLALEVERVAARMDKHQDVLIQVNVAGEDTKSGVAPGGVMELARLASGLAHVRLCGLMTMAPFYEDAEQARPVFRELYGIFAALKAAALPNTAIEWLSMGMTNDYGVAVEEGANLVRVGTAIFGPRHY
- a CDS encoding MBL fold metallo-hydrolase, with product MIKTHSIADVTAGRGGKAFLLTGRDKTALIDTGMAYCAPALIANISRQLADRPLDYILISHSHYDHIGAIPHLRGAWPAVKVLGAEHAAYVFTRSRALQTIRALGSQAAAIFRAGELPPYDDALLKIDAVVGDGDKLDLGGLGVTIHATPGHTRCSLSFLAGGGTLFASESTGYMSGGKVYPSFITSSAAALASVEKCRKLDPAVIVPPHHGPLCGRERIAFWDDCEAAIRAAVAFILAHARQGRSAEEILVAYERDMRDEGSRREQPLAAFRLNTENMIKTVLRENGLSCPNAQ
- a CDS encoding cell division protein SepF, whose protein sequence is MKFMEKVWGSLGLFEPVETVEEEQQRPRQEEPESKGKKGGNIVNLPTAQPKQMKVMVVEPFVFDDAQYVADHLKNRKPVVINLENTDKEVAKRMIDFISGTTYALGGTIQKIGNNIFLCAPNNVDVAYNSREESLERTILPWNSKQ
- a CDS encoding NAD(P)H-dependent oxidoreductase, encoding MEILVLNGSPKGDLSITMQYVAFLAKKQPGHTFTIVNIAQRCRQLENDPAAFEALLAQVRAADAVLWAFPVYYLLVHGNYKRFIELVGERGAAEAFRGKYAASLSTSIRFFDHTAHNYINAIADDWGMRYFGRYSAKMNDLFIPAEQGRLLAYMENFLAAVARGLPTARAHQPVVPADRRYTPGPAAAPVDTGDRKVLIVTDEAPGDANLAAMTARLAAAFHGPVETVNLRDLDIKGGCLGCCRCSYDNTCVYEGKDGFTAFYREKVIAADIVVYAGAIRDRYLSARWKTYFDRTFFNNHVPTLGGKQFAFLVSGPLAQLANLRQILEAYGEFQHSAFLGIVTAEGESAETDALLDNLAAAAVLQAERGYLPPPSFLGIAGAKLFRDEIWARMRFPFVADHRYFQTHGLYDFPQRDWAARLRSTLMYWLVHIPAVRKQIYGPQFTTHMLAPLKKLVGSL
- a CDS encoding TetR/AcrR family transcriptional regulator, producing the protein MTTASPDTTRDAILTAARALFLTRGYHKTAMRTIAQEAGISTGPLYFHFTSKAEIFFHICRQGYDRLLAAFARAAGSGDAAGLRLRAMFLAYWEFFHTEPELFAILHLAENPMAGIDLPAEPREKLDSLHRQVNALMEDVIREGIAAGQLRAFDPPSLALFLHSVAEGVFRAHKSGALKDAGTTLDAMIATAVGVIGHGMVLIPAAPAYPCRESDSL
- a CDS encoding carboxymuconolactone decarboxylase family protein codes for the protein MKELEQILATRKANRDRLESEAPDLYNGFNELMKYYYKPGALTRRDKELMAVTASVATRCIPCLGNHLNNAIAAGATREQALEAASIGIEFGGGPSFVVVRDHLLGMLDEIYANRP